Proteins encoded within one genomic window of Cellulomonas flavigena DSM 20109:
- a CDS encoding LLM class F420-dependent oxidoreductase encodes MTTSSSSGVRVGVQIQPQHADYAQIRDAVLRAEDLGVDVVLNWDHFFPLSGDPDGKHFECWTMLGAWAEQTSRVEIGALVSCNSYRNPELLADMARTVDHISGGRLILGIGAGWFERDYTEYGYEFGTAGSRIADLAQALPRIRARWAAMNPAPTRDIPVMVGGSGERKMLRIVAEHADVWHSFGDVETLRRKSAVLDEHGAAVGRDTASLVTRSVGVDGADPREVGDALLDAGARLLTLGVDGPDYDLSTVAQWVRWRDALER; translated from the coding sequence GTGACCACGAGCTCCTCGTCCGGCGTGCGCGTCGGCGTCCAGATCCAGCCCCAGCACGCCGACTACGCCCAGATCCGCGACGCGGTGCTGCGCGCCGAGGACCTCGGCGTCGACGTCGTCCTCAACTGGGACCACTTCTTCCCCCTCAGCGGCGACCCGGACGGCAAGCACTTCGAGTGCTGGACGATGCTCGGGGCGTGGGCGGAGCAGACGAGCCGCGTGGAGATCGGCGCGCTCGTCTCCTGCAACTCGTACCGCAACCCCGAGCTGCTCGCCGACATGGCGCGCACCGTCGACCACATCAGCGGCGGCCGGCTGATCCTGGGCATCGGTGCGGGCTGGTTCGAGCGGGACTACACCGAGTACGGGTACGAGTTCGGCACGGCGGGGTCGCGTATCGCGGACCTCGCACAGGCGCTGCCGCGGATCCGGGCACGCTGGGCGGCGATGAACCCGGCGCCGACGCGCGACATCCCCGTGATGGTCGGCGGCAGCGGTGAGCGCAAGATGCTGCGGATCGTCGCCGAGCACGCGGACGTCTGGCACTCCTTCGGCGACGTCGAGACGCTGCGCCGCAAGAGCGCGGTCCTCGACGAGCACGGGGCGGCGGTCGGACGCGACACGGCGTCGCTGGTCACCCGGTCGGTCGGCGTCGACGGCGCCGACCCGCGCGAGGTCGGCGACGCGCTGCTGGACGCCGGTGCCCGGCTGCTGACGCTCGGCGTCGACGGGCCGGACTACGACCTGTCGACGGTGGCGCAGTGGGTCCGCTGGCGCGACGCCCTGGAGCGCTGA